From the genome of Microtus ochrogaster isolate Prairie Vole_2 unplaced genomic scaffold, MicOch1.0 UNK44, whole genome shotgun sequence, one region includes:
- the Hspb9 gene encoding LOW QUALITY PROTEIN: heat shock protein beta-9 (The sequence of the model RefSeq protein was modified relative to this genomic sequence to represent the inferred CDS: deleted 1 base in 1 codon) — MRRVGGPQRMGEGEPSCPSQQLLSRMRRVGNHFSPGSTTGQQELGENRVASRCPSVALAEQNQAVTLPVRLLKDDMPVVQGNGRANTSFQMKMDAHGFAPDDLMVRVDGQNLTVTGQRQHESNDPVRGGYHIKQTVHRQMQLPRNIDPAAMTCSLTPSGHLWVLGQNRSLPLPDAPTSQAPRHRSHGPKNSNRS, encoded by the exons ATGCGAAGAGTGGGCGGCCCccagaggatgggggagggggagccctCGTGCCCTTCTCAGCAGTTGCTCTCTCGGATGCGGCGGGTAGGGAACCATTTCTCC CCGGGCAGCACCACCGGGCAGCAAGAACTGGGGGAGAACCGGGTAGCGTCCCGATGTCCCAGTGTGGCTTTGGCTGAACAAAATCAAGCGGTCACACTACCCGTGCGGCTGCTCAAAGATGATATGCCTGTGGTGCAGGGTAACGGCCGTGCCAATACAAGTttccagatgaagatggatgcccacGGTTTTGCTCCGGACGACCTGATGGTGCGGGTGGACGGTCAGAACCTGACGGTGACAGGTCAGCGGCAACATGAGTCAAATGACCCAGTCAGGGGTGGTTACCACATAAAGCAGACAGTGCACCGGCAAATGCAACTCCCAAGGAACATAGATCCTGCGGCCATGACTTGCAGCCTGACACCCTCTGGCcatctgtgggtcctgggacaaAACAGGTCGCTACCTCTGCCTGATGCCCCAACAAGCCAGGCCCCAAGACACAGGAGCCACGGACCTAAGAACTCCAACCGATCCTGA
- the Rab5c gene encoding ras-related protein Rab-5C translates to MAGRGGAARPNGPAAGNKICQFKLVLLGESAVGKSSLVLRFVKGQFHEYQESTIGAAFLTQTVCLDDTTVKFEIWDTAGQERYHSLAPMYYRGAQAAIVVYDITNTDTFARAKNWVKELQRQASPNIVIALAGNKADLASKRAVEFQEAQAYADDNSLLFMETSAKTAMNVNEIFMAIAKKLPKNEPQNVAGAPGRNRGVDLQESSPASRSQCCSN, encoded by the exons ATGGCTGGTCGGGGAGGTGCAGCACGACCCAATGGACCAGCTGCTGGCAACAAGATCTGTCAGTTTAAGTTGGTCCTCTTGGGGGAGTCTGCAGTGGGCAAATCCAGCCTTGTTCTCCGCTTTGTCAAGGGACAATTCCACGAGTATCAGGAGAGCACAATTGGAG CGGCTTTCCTCACACAGACTGTCTGCTTAGACGATACAACGGTCAAGTTTGAGATCTGGGACACAGCTGGACAGGAACGCTATCACAGCCTGGCCCCCATGTACTATCGGGGGGCCCAAGCAGCCATCGTGGTCTATGACATCACCAACACA GATACATTTGCACGGGCTAAGAACTGGGTGAAGGAGTTACAGAGGCAGGCCAGCCCCAACATCGTCATTGCACTCGCAGGAAACAAGGCAGACCTGGCCAGCAAGAGAGCCGTGGAGTTTCAG GAAGCGCAAGCCTATGCAGATGACAACAGTTTGCTGTTCATGGAGACATCAGCGAAAACTGCAATGAACGTGAATGAAATTTTCATGGCAATAG CTAAGAAGCTTCCCAAGAACGAGCCCCAGAATGTAGCTGGTGCTCCAGGCCGGAACAGAGGTGTGGATCTGCAGGAGAGCAGCCCAGCCAGCCGAAGCCAGTGCTGCAGCAACTGA